ACTTGCCGGCTTTTGCAAAGCGCTGCTTAGTGCCGTGGCcttttttgctgcatttaaGCCGGAGCACAGGAGAATACATGCAGCGCTGTCAAGATTGCTGGTACACTCATACATCATGGGAGGAAGGAAATTTGCTTAACAgggatttgttgttgttggcatcTTATATTATCCCAAAACTGTCTTAATGCTCTTCTCACACACCTATACACACACATTCCAGCTGTTGTTCCCTTGGATGGAATCCAGAGGAAATAAACTACACAGGAttttgaggggggaaaaaagttagAACACATCTAAAAGCATAGAATATGACCAAGTTGGATTGGCTGTATGTTTCCACCTGGTTAGGGAGTGAAAagaggtttatttcatgtacagCCACATCTGTGCATCACCACAGAAACTCAACTCTGCAAAGATTGGCTTGTTGAAGACACAGCAGCCTAGATTTACTCTGATAAAAGAAGGTGTTGTTCATATGTACACAACTCAAGCAGCTAatttaagtttaaataaaataaagccgaaccaataaaacataataatattaggctgccccccccccctctaatCGTTATTCAaattagttttacatttttgttgtaatcttattttttgattttgcacaaaaaatagCACAAATGCTGTTAAAatgctgttgtgaatttgtaAGTCAATAAGTGTAACGCAAAGCTTGTTCTGGTTAAGATTATTCAAAAATGTGGACTAGGTACACTTCCAGATCTCTCGCTTTAAAAATTGCCGGTCTCACATTTGAACATTGTGCAGCAAATTAATTATTGGCTGACCACCAGTGAAATACTTTAGTTTTCCTGTTTAATAAATCCATCAAAGCTGAAAATTACCACTACTTTGGTTTGTAAGCGCATCAACTAATAGGATCTTGTTTGATGCACTTTGATGGATAAACTGAAGTGGATAAACTGAAGTGTTTAATTCTTTCATTTCCTGTTGGGTAAAAACTACTACTTCTAATAACCTGCAGCACAGTTTTCCTTTCATGTCGATAATTGTAACCTTTGATGGGTGACTTGTTCAATTATTTTGATGGGATCTGTTAACGCAGTGGTTCCCTAACTTTGTACAGCTGTGTACCCCTTATGACATCCGACCTTAAGCCAAGTACCCCACACTTACACGCcatttcaaatatgtttttttaacacaacacaattcaaataaaatcatataCAACTGTAAATTATTTCTCACCAAATGATGTTTATCATTACATGTCAGCATTATTAAGTGACATTTCATTTTCACATGCTGTGAATTATTCAACCATTTAGCCTGTATTGAATGGATATATTGCAAAATATTTACAATGTGATCACAGTTATTGAAGACACTGTGTATTTAGTTCAATTCACTACAGCTTTAATGAGAAGGGTGTGCACGGAAAGATGCACCCAACTCTGTGATGTCTGAGGCCCAGTCGGAGTCTTAAATTGTTCTCAACACAAAGACTTGCTCTGTAtttcgtttttatttttgttagagCTGAGAATCCACTTTCACACAGATATGTTGTAGCAAAGGGCATCAAAGTTTTTACAGCACGTTTGGACAGCGCAGGCTGTTCTGTGCGCAGTCCAATACAGAAATCCAGCCGTGGATTCTTGTTGAATTCAACTTTTAGGGAGCCGACTGTTGCGATTTCAATGAGACGCTCATGTTCGGTTGCCGGTGAAGCAGCAGGCACAGATCTGAAGGGGTGACGTATCCGACTATCTGACCCATCAGATTCAGGGAAGTGCCTACGCAACTGTGAAGTCAGTTCACAAAGGTGTGCAGTAACGTCACGTTTAACACTCAGACTCAATGTAAGTTCATTTGCACACACAAAGTCATGCAGCAAAGGaaatacttctgttttgttattgttCATGCAATTTTTCCCAGAGATTTGACTTCTTTATCACAGCCTCAACTTTATCTTTCATATTAAATGCAATTACTCAAACCCCTTGCAACCCTAGATTTAGCTCGTTCAGGCGAGAAAATATGTCACAAACATAAGCCAGACTTGTGAGAAACGCCTCATCATGCAAATGTTCAGAAAGTTGTCACTACACAAAATCCTGAGTTCATCTCTCAGTTCAAACAAACGAGTCATTACTTTACCTCTCGATAGCCAGCGTACCTCTGTGTGTAGTAACAACATCTCATGCTCGCTGCCCATTTCAATGAATAATGCAGTAAATAAGCGAGAGTTCAGGGGCCTGGCTTTCAAAAACTTCCCCATTTTCACTGCCGTGTCCAAAACAGTTTTCAGGCCAACAGGCATTCCCTTGGCAGCAAGAGCTTCTCTGCGGATGCTATAATGTACCCAAGTCGCATCAGGGGCAGCCGCTTGTACTCGTGTTACTACGCCACTGTGTCGCCCTGTCATGGCTTTTGTGCCATCAGTACAGATGAAAATTGAAATTTTTCTCTGCCGTTGTGCTCATTTCCAGAGGTTTACAGAAGAGCATATCCTCCTTAATTGTCCTTTCATGAACGTACCGCACGAACACAAGGAGATGTGCCAGGCCAGCCCTATCAGTTGACTCATGTAGCTGTAGTGCGTAAAATTTGCTCGCTTGTAAGCACTGTAGTagctgttttaaaacattttctgccaTTTCAGAAATGTGCAGAGAGACAGTGTTATATGATGATGGCATTGTTTGTATATTCTCGCCTTTTCCCTTAACACTGTCCCAACTGTATCCGAGGTGGCAGGTAATATCAAGTCATCCACTGTAGTGTGTGGGTCTGAGCCACTCTGTAACTCACCATAAAAGATGCTTTTAGTCCGTTCTTGCAGTCTGTATGGGTCTATATTAAGCAGCCCTTGCTTGTACAAAATAATCCCAGATGTCGTTCAAAAACTCCTTCGGCTTGTTTTTCAAATGTGCATGTTTTGTTTCTATGTTCTATGTGTCTTCACAACGAAGGCTTCATTGAATTCTGAGATAATGCTTTTGCACAAACAACACACTGCAGCCCATATAGCCACCAGTCTTAGTCTTTCATCATAGTTGcgactttttgtttttctcggTCAGAGGTGACTCATCGCTGTCCACGGTCATGCTGCTAGTAGCTTGGCTAACCGGGCTAGCCACATATGCACCGCTGCTAACATCCCGGTCTGATGCATCTGTTGTATTTGTGGAATTGTTTTTAGTGTTGTCGCCGGCCGGTGCATCTTTCACTGTGGGGTGACTGGCAGTAGTCATCGATGTTTCTTTGGATGtggatattttctttcttaGCCATCTGTCCATTTTTCCGCTGCACCGACAAGCAGATGAGTGAAGGTGCTTTGATCAACAGGCGTTCCTTGAGAGGGTCACACTCTTCTACTTTGTAAATgcaatgattttactgagcaataGATGagagtatttacacatttattagGGCAATGCAGTAATGTGTGAAGGCACTTCAGTGTTATTTGTGTAGCTGGTTTCCCTATGACCCTTTTTTGTACCCCCCAGGGGTGTGAGTACCCCACTTTGGGTAAATGTGCAACCTTGTTAGGTCAGAGTAAAGAAGTCAACAAGTTCAAAGTACTTTAACAGAACAGGGACATGTGCGATCACACAAAGCTACAAGTAGCATTGTGATAATGATAAATAACAGAAGACTCAGGTGGTGCTGAGGAACAGCCAATGCTTTACTGTAATGCTGTCACATTAGTATGAATCATCAGCATCTAAATATCTTCTATCCTATGTAGCTCCAGCACTTGTAGAGCTTGTTGACCCGGAGGATGTCCGTGTCAGACATACCTTCCCTTTGGCCGATGGGAACGTTGGGATCAGGGATAGGAGTGATGGATTCTGCCCTGTTCTTTCCAAAGGCAGTTCTACACATTAAAAAAGAGTTAATTGATTATTCAGAGGCTAGAAGGTCACACATTTGAACTGGTATTGTGTCCAAACTTACTTTCCATATTGCATCACAGAGGAGTAGTCATATGGGGTGAGATTATCTGTGTccattttctggaagtttttaTAATAATCTggtgaaaaataaacacaattagCAAATCAACAATCTAAATAATTAATTGGGCATGTAAGTTTCTCACATTCTTGTATGTTATCCCAGTTGATTTTGACATATTTGTCACGGTCGCTGCGAGTGTGTTCGTGGTAGAAACCCATAGCGTGGAGCAGCTCATGCTGGATGATGCCATTATTTAAACAACCGGGTCTCTGCAGAGACACAAGCTGCCTTTCTCCAGAACGACCCATCAAAGAGAAACAGCtgggaaagaggagagaaaaaaaggactaCAGACATTGGACTTGTGAATTTAAATTATCGGCAAATAGAGATCAGATGGTTCGATAAGGCTTTACCCAGGTGAAAccaatttttgaccaattgcatttttttcctaGGGGCTTTAACACATAAACAAGAgacaataaaaacttttttttattaaatcagatAAAGTGCATCACAGTCAATAGTGTTGGTGgatgtatttatatattatagTTCCTTATATTTCCTGATTTTGTTACAAATATTGAACAGGGAAAAGGTCAGATTTATCAATATTTGATCTGCCGATTGCTGATAAGAGTCAATGAAGAGAAgactttctttcttcttttccctCTGGCCCATTAATTGTTTGTTAGTGCTCCTTTTTTTCAAGCACAACAGGGGAATTTGGGAAAGTGAAAGatggctttgttttaaatcgGCAAAAATCACCTTTCATCTTTCTCCCTTCCACCTTTCTATTAGCTTACCCAAATTTGGACTCAATGCTCAGGTACGCCCTCTCTCCTCTATGACGAACAAAGCGGATGCAGGTTCTACCCTCAAAGCCCTTCATGGCTTTGAGAATCTGATTCTTCTCGTTGTGATCTACAGTTCAAGATAAAAGTGCTTCAGTAAGGTGAAAGGGACACTTTAACATGGATTTCCCTCTTGtcccgcaaaaaaaaaaaaaaaaaaaatccaacctaCCATAGTCGTCACTTAAAACAAAAGGGATTTCCACATTCCCATTTGAAGACTTTGGCCAGAAACAGCTGTAACGTGGATCAAGGCACTTCTTGGCAGTACGGGATCTTGGAACAAAAACGTCTCCTTCAAACAGCATATCGGCAGATCCTGTAAACAAAGGTCAGTCAAAATTGGTTTCATGATTTGTACAACCCCTACTGTCCCATCAACATCACTTTTGAAAACTCACCATTGTTCATTCTGAGGATAGTGGTTGTGATGTCCTCCTTCTCTGAGTTTTCTAACAACACAACATAAGAAGTCACAGTGCTCGGTTGTCATAATTCTTTACCATATGACTCTTAGTTGCCTGATTCTCTTAGTCAGAGCTGCAAAGAGATACACTGAGGTTCAGTTACTTACCGTCATCTGCTTTGTAATTCTGTGTGAACACCacatgaaaacaacaacaaaaaaaaaaaatcaaccacatttgtatttttattcattgcATTTTCACCACACAATATATCTTCCAATACATACAAAGCTTTGCTTTATTCTATAATTAGTTTGATTTCTTACATCTGTGGGGTAAGCATTACAGACGGCTGAAAGCAGCAGGAGCAGAAGCAAGGCTCGTGCTTGGAGATCCATTTTTTCCCTCCTGAAGATGCTGATGCAAAATGTGCCAAAGCTTCGCTTTGCCTTGCATCGACTGATGCTTACGGTGAGACAGGGAGAGAGCTAATATGCCACTTGCCTAGGTGTGTCTGTGTACAGAGATTAATGGAAGGGGGTTCAGTAGGTCTGGTCTTAGACACACAGCAGATGGGAGTGCCCTATCCAGCCTTCCTCACTGTTTTCACACAGAGATAATCTCATTCTGGGAGGATTACGGTGACCACAGGCTGCTGTCGGCTCGCTTAGCATCACATTTCACTTGGTATTTTTAACCAGCAGGGAACCCACTCGTGAGATTCCACTCTTTATTCCAAAAATAACAAACGCACCGCTGGAAACACATGTCTGCATGGGGTATTTACAGAAGCAGACTTTAGATAAACTCTTTTTCTAACCGCACCCATCTCCCTTGTTGACTTATGTTTTAAACCGTATTTAGAATCAGACCTTCACATACAACGCAACAAAAGAAGTTATGAAGAGCAGCTAATTACTTGAGCCATTTGAAAAAAGAGAACTATTCAAAGAATGTGCGACTTTTCTTTACCACAAATTGATTCTGCAGTGAATAGATGATGTCAGTCcttttggtgatttttttttttcaggccttgaattaaatatttttaacaaaagtactTTGCTGGATTTCCTAGTGCTTATCTCCATCGTCTGGCCATCATGGGCGTGAGGGGTACACCCTGCATGGTCTGTGACTATATCACAGGACAAGACAGAGAAcaacaggacaaacagccatgcatGCATAAACTCACACCTAAGGCCAATTTAGAGAGACTAATTAACCTGTcaggtttttggactgtgggaggaaggcaGAGTACtgagagagaacccacacatacacacacacacacacacacacacacacacacacacacacacacacacacacacacacacacacacacacacacacacacacacacacacacacacacacacacacacaggaaaaaCATGCACACGTGGGATTGGAACCGAGGATCTTGCTGACACTGAGCAGCCCCCAAAACAAAttacaatttattaaaatgttttcattgtttggatTGTTTGGATACTTAACTTAATCTCTGTCTGGCCATCTAAAACTTCAAATGTCCGTCTGTAGTTTCACATTCCAACTTTAGACCTTTGCTGTTTCACAGCATAATAGATTTAAAAGATTGCAAAGTAAATCTTTAACACCAGTGTCTTACTCCCTGAAAGGGGAGATTAATTATACCATCTCTTAATGAAGTCAGCAGGCTGCTTTAAgtcctgtttttctcctgcgTCAAAATTCTCTGCAACTTTTAGGAGACAATACATACGTAGTGTTACAAACTGTGCCGCTCTTTGATGCACTCTTTGCCCTGACAGTTTTTCATGCAGATCAATGTTACTAAATtcacataaatatttattatttgctttttatgtAACATGGGAAGCTTTGAATCTTGCATGATGACAAaaaagctgcagctgtgtcagcaCAGTTTAAGGAGCTGATCTTCACTTGTGTGAGATTTAAGATTCCTGTACACTGTTGCATGTTCTGCTTCACGTGTTAACAATTACAGGAGTCGTTATTTtgttatagaaaatatttattcttGATAAGTGACCcccatccccccaccccccattaATAAATGTAGCAACTCAAATTAGTTCAAGGTTTATTTAAAGGTTTTTCAAGGTCGTTTAATCCTTTACCTTGTGTGCCAATAATTATGAAGGATGCTTTATttcaataatagaaaaaaacaaaaatgttttagatgaAAGAGTGTCATTTCGCTACAATATTGTAGCATCATATTTACATTATTAACTGTATTATAGTGTTAATCAGAGGTTTGAACATGCTTAGCCATTGGTTTTGTGGGTGTTTCCAGactctttggcttttatcaAATATGCAACTGATCAACTGAACATCACATGAAagaacatgtttaaaaatgactgatacaaaaaaaataataatcctgaGCAACAATGAGAGGGCAGTAAACATCTTTAGGGCCAGGTGAACACATCTTGTATTGTGTCTGGCTCTCTTAGCAAACTTTTACatatcatgaaaaaaaacaaacttgtatgactatttgaaatatatgttttttttctctctttttttttgctttagaacTATTACATTTCATTTTGCTGGAtaatatttactgtttttatttaaaattggcTGCAGTTCATATTTAACTTTCTGAGCACACAAACTTGATATTCAAAGCTATTGGGGCCTGGTTTGTTGTCTTTGCAAACAGCTTTCTGAGACCTCTTAGTGGAGTTTAaccaaaaacacactttttcttttttacctgttACAGCGAGCTTTACAGCTCCTTAGTGTCCACAACTGACTTATATTTTCCAGATTATTCTGATGAGATCTGCTGTTGTGTTTAGTTCCAGTCATAAAGCCAGTGGTTAATTAAGAATCAATCAACATCTCCAAACTGCTTCATTCGTCTGTGCTGCATCAATAGTGATGATTTCTCTACATTAAAGACAGAGGTGGGTAATAACTAGTTGCATTTACTTGAGAAagttttttcacaaaatctAACTCTAgtagtagttttactgcactgtacttcttacttttacttgagtaaatattataaagaagtatcgctactcttactaGTAAAATGTGTGGCTACTCTAtccactgtgagtaacttcactgaataaagaagaaacttgtttcaaccaaaaatgcaccgTAGAGACACACATCTACAGTTTATATGAATGTGaaacttcttgtttttacacatgttttgttgttttaatggtattttccATCTGCTGACCTCATTGAGTCATTTACAGGTCAGGTAACCACAGTAAACAGTCAATATTGTTATTGGAAGTACTTGGCACTGTCCTAACtcactgtatatacattaactgcctgaaaaacattgtttagaaactgtttttttctgcctgaatttgttactttgtaATTGGTATTGTTTGGAAatcttttatgtttgttgttAAAATACCAACATTGtacataataattttttttccctgactgattacattattttaaaatattaaatcagttgttACAAATATTGAAttagtacttgagtagcctaaATAACTTTTTACTCTTACTCTTACTAGTAATTTCTTGGATGGGTACTTCTTACTTTGACTTTGGAGTATGTTggagtagtgctactcttacttgagtaggatttctggctactctacccacctctggttaaAGTTTAAGTCTCAGCCGCCAGACAGCAATCAAAAAACACATCCATGTGTAAACTGAGAAATCAGAAATAGATTGTTTAAACTAATGATTATTCCGATTTACTGGGTGCCTTAGTCATAAATCATGAGTTTCTAGTGCTTTGTTTACAAGCAAAGAGGGATGCTGTCAGGCTTCACCGCGCCATAAACAGGTTTAGGATCTGATTCTGCGTGTCAAGGCCGGCAGCCTTGAAGAGGGATTCCATCGCGCCGACCTTTATATGCTCCGGTCTTTTGCTGTATATCACAATCATGTGGCATTTACTGTCACGGCACAGAATTTGCGCTGCGTGTGCGTGTCTGTGTTTCTCAGTGGCTGTGGATGTGCGGCCTCCCTTCACAGAAAGCTCAATAAAAACCAATGTATTCCCAAAATTTTACAATGTTTGAATCAGGCCCATTGAACACATGACAGTACATGTACCTCTTTATGTTTGTGTTGGCTTCATGCCTGCGCCTGGCCAGATTGTTTGATCCGCGTGGGTGCACAGGTAATCCAATTTCTGTTTTAAGGTCGGAGCACAGCAAAATAACGCTCAGTGATGTATGACCCATCCATTTGGTTGAGCTATATTTCTTAACACTGGCCCAACTGCAAGGAGGAGTAGTTCTTATTCAATTTAATATTAGCTTAGTGCtaccctttaaaaaaacaactttaatcatCTCCAAGCATCTGCTTTTAGTTAGCTGGAGGAGAGACTCCAGAAAGCTATGAGTTGTCAGGGAGGAAATATGTAACACTTCCCTAACACTAGATTTAAGTGTCTTTTTTCCTCCATTCTTTTCCTATATGCCCACATCAATTCTCaagtaagattttattttgccactaTTGAAAGTCAGCAGAGATGTGCCTTTAAGATTTGCTTTATGTCTGGGGctcaatatatattttacagcTATAGTACAGCCCGTTTTGTTTTATAGATGGAGTGCGGCAAAGTCTTAATTTTAAAACTTCTGCTTTGCGGTATTGCATTGCCTGTAGGTAGCAGACCggtaaaacagaataaatttaGTACTCTTCAATATTTTGTTGCCAACTCTCTACATACAGCTCTGTTTGACATTTTAATGATCGACGAGAGCAATTTCTCGGTTTTATGCAGTTTTATATGAGATATCAGTCCACTTTGAAGCAAAGGTTTTGCTTCCTCCCCTAGTttacacacgcacgcacgcacgcacgcacgcacgcacgcacgcacgcacgcacgcacgcacgcacgcacgcacgcacgcactcGTGTACGCATGTATGCATACCAatccttgtttaatgtacacAGTGACTTCCATatacttccattcatcttctaGCCTTTCTATAGTCTAACCACTTTATTAGTAAAATGAGCATAAAATgttttccctcagctgcaagtccataaacacacatgcacccacacacatgcacgcgcacacacacagactcgtTTTAGTCAGTTTATTGCTCCACATCTGTGTTCAGTCACTGCTTAATTAGTCAGATTCTGCTGGACCCTTGCCAGGTAGTAGTTGTGCCTCCTATTAGTCTCATAAAGCTGGTTAACCTGGGGTGATTGTTACACAACCTTGGGTGAATACCTAACCTGCAGAACTTAAGTTAGAAATTAGCAAATGTTAATGCGCTGCCTACTAACTATCTGCagagttatttttaaaaataatttgtgggaaaaaaaatcattctgtcttgtttaaaaatatgttaagTTTCCTTCTGTGTATGTACTCTGGTAATTTTAGATTTCCCTTTTGCTTTCTGGTCTCTGTTCTTGcctgctgcttgtttttttttgttatttattgaaatgcatgtttttttgtctattacTAGATTGATTGTCACAGTGTAGCCTGCCTGTAATGTGCAGACATCTTTCTTTGGAGAATCAtttccaaaacatttattaCTTCTTCTGCACTGTAAacgtctttgtgtttttatagattaatgataaaaaaaaacaggctgcaCCGTGGCCgtgttggtagcactgttgccttgcaggaaAAAGTCCTGGTTTTGATTCACTGTGTGGAGTGTGCattttctccctgtgcatgcgtgagGTCCTTGCAGGTTCTCCGGCTTCCtgccacagtccaaaaatatgactgttaggttaattggttgcTCAAATttacccttaggtgtgagtgtgtgcacgCATGATTGTCTGTTATGTATGTGTCTGGATTGCTATGTGATGGATttgcaacctgtccagggtgtatctcGCCTCTCGTCCAATaactgctggagatagacaccactAGGTTAAATATGTGTCTGAATCATTAAGGCCTCTAAATTGTAATTAAAAAGTCTAGCTTTGAAACTATTTCAATTAAAAATTTCAATTAAAATGTTCAACATATGGTTCCTGTAGTTTAATCCCCTTTAATAAGATGGCAGAAAGTACAGTGGAATGTTCCAATTTTTTTGTCCAATGTAAATTATTCTTTCCCTTCCCCAAGTGTCGCTGTTGCTTTCAGTTGACTGGCTAAATAAAGGATATTATACTAAACTGTTGTCctgaaaaaagagaaagttgCAGTTTGGGTTAGGTTAGAGCAGGAATGTTTCCAGttgtaaaaaacacagaaggctTAGACAGAAGGCTACTGTTTTAAAGACACTGGCAACAAACTATATGAGATAGCATGTCTTTTGGTAAAATAAATTGCTAGCTGCTGGCTTGCTACTGCCTAACCCAGCAAACTGATTAACTGACATAAGTTTGTTAGACTCCAAAACAAAGAGACACAATAAGCACGTATACTTTTAAAAGTacaatttaattttgatgatggTTATTTAAGTCTCCTTTCTTAAGCATATTACTTTTTAAAGCtccttgttgtttttctggTTGTACCCAGCATGATGTTTTACAGAATAACAATTTTACAtgaattttttaaatatctacAGTTGATAATCAGCATAATGAGCACATGAAGTGGGGTACTTTGAGTTTAAGATAAATCTTCTGTGTTAACTAACCCTGCTTGTGGATATCTGTGCATCAACATGAAAAGTGGTAGAGGTATATGATATATCTGATAATATTATTTTAGTTATAATAAATGATGAcaaaaatgtgatgttttagcagttttatcagtatttgtagttttttttttataaaagcaaGTGTTTTTAGCACTTATATTCTTTTGTTTCACTCTAAAATGTTACGAGAAGTGAacatttgaagagtttcaggtTAAAACAACATCCTAATAGAAAAGCAGAGCactttaaaaatcaataaaataatattcGCCTGAACCGCTGTAATATGTTGTGTT
The genomic region above belongs to Fundulus heteroclitus isolate FHET01 unplaced genomic scaffold, MU-UCD_Fhet_4.1 scaffold_76, whole genome shotgun sequence and contains:
- the LOC105918466 gene encoding low choriolytic enzyme-like precursor (The RefSeq protein has 2 substitutions compared to this genomic sequence), which gives rise to MDLQARALLLLLLLSAVCNAYPTDNYKADDENSEKEDITTTILRMNNGSADMLFEGDVFVPRSRTAKKCLDPRYSCFWPKSSNGNVEIPFVLSDEYDHNEKNQILKAMKGFEGRTCIRFVRHRGERAYLSIESKFGCFSLMGRSGERQLVSLQRPGCLNNGIIQHELLHAMGFYHEHTRSDRDKYVKINWDNIQEYYYKNFKKMDTDNLTPYDYSSVMQYGKTAFGKNRAESITPIPDPNVPIGQREGMSDTDILRVNKLYKCWSYIG